One stretch of Zingiber officinale cultivar Zhangliang chromosome 6B, Zo_v1.1, whole genome shotgun sequence DNA includes these proteins:
- the LOC121990221 gene encoding plasmodesmata-located protein 7-like, producing MASASSSFELFFHLLPLLLLSTMKTTTMAAFEDFTSFVYVGCSQNRYTLGSPYQLNVDSLLTTLVNAATFSSYHDSTSAAASATTPSYGLFQCRADLPVPDCAACVRSALDRLSSLCPSSSGAGVQLKGCFLRYANDSFLGKPDTGLVYKKCGAATASAEVAGMRDAALSALAGGGGMGEYRVGASGRVQALAQCVGDQDGKQCGDCVASAVEQVKDGCGAADAGDVYLGKCYVSYWSTGAYALASPGHYHGDHVSGRTIAIVLAITIAVVVGIIFLSVMRRSGK from the exons ATGGCGTCGGCATCCTCCTCATTCGAGCTCTTCTTCCACCTCCTCCCCCTCCTCTTACTTTCTACCATGAAGACGACAACCATGGCGGCCTTTGAAGACTTCACTTCCTTCGTCTACGTTGGTTGCTCGCAGAACAGGTACACCCTCGGCTCCCCCTACCAACTCAACGTCGACTCCCTACTCACCACTCTCGTCAACGCCGCCACTTTCTCCTCCTACCACGACTCCACCTCCGCCGCTGCATCCGCTACCACCCCCTCCTACGGCCTCTTCCAGTGCCGCGCCGACCTCCCCGTCCCCGACTGCGCCGCATGCGTCCGCTCCGCCCTCGACCGCCTCTCCTCCCTCTGCCCCTCCTCCTCCGGCGCCGGAGTCCAGCTCAAGGGCTGCTTCCTCCGCTACGCCAACGACTCCTTCCTCGGCAAGCCCGACACGGGGCTCGTCTACAAGAAGTGCGGCGCCGCCACCGCCTCGGCTGAGGTCGCCGGCATGCGCGACGCCGCGCTAAGCGCGCTCGCAGGCGGCGGGGGGATGGGGGAGTACAGGGTGGGGGCGTCGGGGCGGGTGCAGGCGTTGGCGCAGTGCGTAGGCGACCAGGACGGCAAGCAGTGCGGGGACTGCGTGGCGTCGGCTGTGGAGCAGGTCAAGGACGGGTGCGGAGCGGCCGACGCCGGAGACGTTTACCTCGGCAAATGCTACGTCAGCTATTGGTCCACCGGAGCTTACGCCTTGGCCAGTCCCGGCCACTACCACG GTGATCATGTGAGTGGACGAACCATAGCAATTGTTCTTGCTATCACCATTGCAGTTGTTGTTGGGATCATCTTCTTATCAGTCATGCGAAGAAGTGGAAAGTAA